The Amycolatopsis viridis genome window below encodes:
- a CDS encoding MBL fold metallo-hydrolase yields the protein MLVVGFPAGALQANCYLLAPGPGTACVIVDAGEDCAGRVAEALAEHDLTPAAVLATHGHPDHVAGAAAVTAAHGVPLWIHPADRGLHDGDRPADVRALTGAPLELADLVIDVGLVPGHTAGSVVFRLTTPEGGRLVLTGDTLFAGSVGRTGSAGDRRRMGESLRDQLLPLPDDTVVLPGHGPATTIGRERAGNPFLSGARSVVPVP from the coding sequence GTGCTCGTCGTCGGGTTTCCGGCAGGCGCGCTGCAGGCCAACTGCTATCTGCTCGCGCCCGGCCCCGGCACGGCCTGCGTGATCGTCGACGCGGGGGAGGACTGCGCCGGCCGCGTCGCCGAGGCGCTCGCCGAACACGACCTGACGCCGGCTGCCGTGCTGGCCACCCACGGCCACCCCGACCACGTGGCCGGTGCCGCGGCCGTCACGGCGGCCCACGGCGTCCCGCTGTGGATCCACCCGGCCGACCGCGGCCTGCACGACGGCGACCGGCCCGCCGACGTCCGGGCGCTCACCGGCGCGCCGCTGGAGCTCGCGGACCTGGTGATCGACGTCGGACTGGTGCCGGGGCACACCGCGGGGTCGGTGGTGTTCCGGCTCACCACACCCGAGGGCGGCCGACTCGTGCTGACCGGCGACACGCTGTTCGCGGGCTCGGTCGGGCGCACCGGCTCGGCCGGTGACCGGCGGCGGATGGGGGAGTCCCTGCGCGACCAGCTGCTGCCGCTGCCCGACGACACGGTGGTGCTGCCCGGGCACGGCCCGGCCACCACGATCGGCCGCGAGCGGGCCGGCAATCCGTTCCTGAGCGGGGCGCGCAGCGTCGTCCCGGTGCCGTGA